One Natrinema longum genomic window carries:
- a CDS encoding transcriptional regulator: protein MREADETTRQKLADALRAEPATPSELATQLDLTPHSIVRHAEHVSRSVEGTDEQLLVAPPTCRDCGFDDYDDLLNLPSRCPDCKSESIDEPTLTIE from the coding sequence ATGCGAGAGGCCGACGAAACGACGCGACAGAAACTCGCCGACGCCTTGCGTGCCGAGCCGGCAACCCCGAGCGAACTCGCGACGCAGCTCGATCTCACGCCCCACTCGATAGTCCGCCACGCCGAGCACGTCTCCCGTTCGGTCGAGGGGACGGACGAGCAACTTCTCGTCGCGCCGCCGACCTGTCGGGACTGTGGGTTCGACGACTACGACGACCTGCTGAATCTCCCCTCGCGGTGTCCCGACTGCAAAAGCGAGTCGATCGACGAGCCGACCCTCACGATCGAGTGA
- the nrfD gene encoding NrfD/PsrC family molybdoenzyme membrane anchor subunit, which produces MSTKRPSEADILRPIGTVSLTYFALVAVAGLAFVAFLIGWAYQLNEGLIVTALGDWGSGGGATWGIYIGAFIWWVGIAHGGIILSAAVRLLGMDRYMPVARLAELLTISGLSAAGFYIIVHLGRPDRMVTSVVGHYHITIHGSPLVWDVTVITAYFVLTATYLGLTLRYDVSRLRDQLPDRLDPIYGFITIGYTEREDAVVERMVWWLALAIIIMAPLLLHGGVIPWLFAVIPTMPTWFGAVQGPQFLTIALTSAISGVIILAFSFRRAYDWDHIITDDIFRGLLLWLGFFCLLFLWLQLQQNITGLFQAPVDLTVAARARATNPIYLTSMSLVFLTLTYIFAQTLRPTLFTKRRAVVSGLAVLTATILEKVLFVVEGFLHPTFDIYEAVPGVYVPSLIEIASITGTIGMVALFFLTVAKIFPVVELHAIEHLRDDHE; this is translated from the coding sequence ATGTCGACGAAACGGCCGAGCGAGGCCGACATTTTGCGGCCGATCGGAACGGTCTCGCTAACGTACTTCGCGCTGGTCGCCGTCGCAGGACTGGCGTTCGTCGCCTTCCTGATCGGCTGGGCTTACCAATTGAACGAGGGATTGATCGTCACCGCGCTGGGCGACTGGGGGAGCGGCGGTGGCGCGACGTGGGGAATCTACATCGGCGCGTTCATCTGGTGGGTCGGGATCGCACACGGCGGGATCATCCTCTCTGCCGCCGTCCGGCTGCTCGGGATGGACCGGTACATGCCGGTGGCGCGACTCGCCGAGTTGCTGACCATCAGCGGCCTCTCGGCGGCGGGGTTTTACATTATCGTCCACCTCGGCCGACCCGACCGGATGGTTACCAGCGTCGTCGGCCACTACCACATCACGATCCACGGATCGCCACTCGTGTGGGACGTGACCGTCATCACGGCCTACTTCGTGTTGACGGCGACCTATCTCGGGCTGACGCTGCGCTACGACGTGAGCCGACTGCGCGATCAGCTACCAGACCGGCTCGACCCGATTTATGGATTCATCACGATCGGCTACACCGAGCGCGAAGACGCGGTCGTCGAGCGCATGGTCTGGTGGCTCGCGCTCGCGATCATCATCATGGCACCGCTCTTGCTCCACGGGGGGGTCATTCCGTGGCTGTTCGCGGTGATCCCGACGATGCCGACCTGGTTCGGTGCCGTCCAGGGCCCGCAGTTCCTCACCATCGCACTGACGTCGGCCATCAGCGGCGTCATCATTCTCGCGTTCTCGTTCCGCCGTGCCTACGACTGGGATCACATCATTACGGACGACATCTTCCGCGGACTCCTCCTGTGGCTCGGGTTCTTCTGTCTGCTCTTCCTGTGGCTCCAACTCCAGCAAAACATCACCGGCCTGTTCCAGGCCCCCGTCGACCTGACCGTCGCCGCCCGGGCCAGGGCCACCAACCCCATCTATCTCACCTCTATGTCGCTGGTCTTCCTGACGCTGACGTACATCTTCGCCCAGACGCTCCGTCCGACGCTGTTTACCAAGCGCCGGGCCGTCGTCTCCGGACTCGCGGTACTCACCGCGACGATCCTCGAGAAGGTGCTGTTCGTCGTCGAGGGGTTCCTGCACCCGACGTTCGACATCTACGAGGCCGTGCCGGGAGTCTACGTGCCGAGCCTGATCGAGATCGCGTCGATCACGGGAACGATCGGCATGGTCGCGCTGTTCTTCCTCACCGTCGCCAAGATCTTCCCCGTCGTCGAACTCCACGCCATCGAACACCTGCGTGACGATCACGAGTAG
- a CDS encoding GNAT family N-acetyltransferase translates to MEIRPATREDRDRIRAVARETWHATYDELEADTIDETIDEWYGDEALETAMSKPGTAFLVAERGGEIVGFTHGVVTEDEGDVLRMSVHPDHQGEGIGTALYERLREDLRDFNMERMRAIDLASNEGGRKFYEDHGFEPTDEDDVEIGGEQRREVVYTLEL, encoded by the coding sequence ATGGAGATCAGACCAGCGACCCGCGAGGACCGCGACCGAATCAGGGCCGTCGCCCGCGAAACCTGGCACGCGACCTACGACGAACTCGAGGCCGACACGATCGACGAGACCATCGACGAGTGGTACGGCGACGAGGCCCTCGAGACGGCGATGTCGAAGCCGGGGACTGCCTTCCTCGTCGCGGAACGAGGGGGAGAGATCGTCGGCTTCACCCACGGCGTCGTCACCGAGGACGAAGGCGACGTCCTCCGCATGTCCGTCCACCCCGACCACCAGGGCGAGGGGATCGGCACGGCGCTGTACGAACGGCTCCGCGAGGACCTGCGGGACTTCAACATGGAGCGGATGCGCGCGATCGACCTCGCCTCGAACGAGGGTGGCCGGAAGTTCTACGAGGATCACGGGTTCGAACCGACCGACGAGGACGACGTCGAGATCGGCGGCGAGCAGCGACGGGAAGTGGTCTACACGCTCGAGTTGTGA
- a CDS encoding ATP-dependent DNA helicase yields MRFFPYDQPYANQREAMDRIHNSLHRGQDVLFEGACGTGKSLSSLVPALEVAREQDKTVVITTNVHQQMRQFVAEARAITREESIRAVVFKGKSSMCHIDVGYEECQVLRDNTRAVVDAERDREQLERRQRELLAESQDGDGSAADARSAVMDELDDIEDRLEDLEEQNVCDYYRNNLTGETDDFFGWLFEDVRTPDDIYEHAEQQQFCGYELLKEGLEGVDLVVCNYHHLLDSAIREQFFRWLGRDPDDVIAVFDEAHNVEDAAREHATRTCSERTFDSALDELAETDDPRSEDAANVLSAFHRALVETYEDAFGFGDREGIGGNWSDVPIANEDRKDDLTLEFLQRYSGRGIDDDLEAAMKLGQELDEQYEEAYREGETATRTECQTLQAAGFVSAWMTESSAEGLYPVVSVTRDAGTDEVYGRAELYSCLPRQVTGQLFEEVHATVLMSATIHPFEVTENVLGLEDAVTMAYGLEFPEENRRTYAVETPPLFSSDRDDPAVQETVAETIHDAVRMTPGNTLAFFPNYGEASRYADRLASRSDRPLYLDEPGQSVEELRQQFVADDGAVLCTSLWGTLAEGVSFDGDDAHTVLVVGVPYPHLDDRAEAVQDAYDVAFDGTDTGWRYAVEIPTVRKTRQALGRVIRSPEEVGVRALLDRRYSRQAKPDLGRYSVNGTFPHEEREELIDIAPDKLKFAMLNFYGGHDEYDGEPPSP; encoded by the coding sequence ATGCGCTTTTTCCCGTACGACCAGCCCTACGCGAACCAGCGGGAGGCGATGGACCGCATCCACAACTCCCTCCATCGGGGCCAGGACGTGCTCTTCGAGGGAGCCTGCGGGACCGGCAAGTCCCTCTCGTCGCTGGTTCCGGCCCTCGAGGTCGCCCGCGAGCAGGACAAGACGGTCGTCATCACGACGAACGTCCACCAGCAGATGCGGCAGTTCGTCGCCGAAGCCCGCGCGATCACCCGCGAGGAGTCGATCCGTGCGGTCGTCTTCAAGGGCAAATCCTCGATGTGTCACATCGACGTCGGCTACGAGGAGTGTCAGGTCCTGCGGGACAACACCCGCGCCGTCGTCGACGCCGAACGCGACCGCGAGCAACTCGAGCGCCGCCAGCGCGAACTGCTCGCGGAGAGTCAGGACGGCGACGGCTCGGCAGCCGACGCCCGCTCGGCGGTGATGGACGAACTCGATGACATCGAGGACCGACTCGAGGATTTGGAGGAGCAGAACGTCTGTGACTACTACCGGAACAACCTCACAGGGGAGACGGACGACTTCTTCGGCTGGCTCTTCGAGGACGTCCGCACGCCCGACGATATTTACGAGCACGCCGAACAACAGCAGTTCTGTGGCTACGAGCTCCTGAAGGAGGGGCTCGAGGGCGTCGATCTGGTCGTCTGTAACTACCACCACCTGCTCGATTCGGCGATTCGCGAGCAGTTCTTCCGGTGGCTGGGACGGGATCCCGACGACGTGATCGCCGTCTTCGACGAGGCCCACAACGTCGAGGACGCCGCCCGCGAGCACGCGACCCGGACCTGCTCCGAGCGCACCTTCGATTCCGCGCTGGACGAATTGGCCGAGACGGACGATCCGCGCTCGGAAGACGCCGCGAACGTCCTCTCGGCCTTCCACCGCGCGCTCGTCGAGACCTACGAGGACGCCTTCGGATTCGGCGATCGCGAGGGCATCGGCGGCAACTGGTCCGACGTCCCCATCGCCAACGAGGACCGCAAGGACGACCTCACGCTCGAGTTCCTGCAGCGCTACTCCGGCCGGGGGATCGACGACGACCTCGAGGCCGCGATGAAACTCGGTCAGGAACTCGACGAGCAATACGAGGAGGCGTATCGGGAGGGTGAGACGGCCACGCGCACGGAGTGTCAGACCCTGCAGGCCGCCGGCTTCGTCAGCGCGTGGATGACCGAGAGCTCGGCGGAGGGGCTCTATCCGGTGGTTTCCGTCACCCGAGACGCCGGGACCGACGAGGTCTACGGCCGCGCGGAGCTGTACTCCTGTCTCCCCCGGCAGGTGACCGGTCAGCTGTTCGAGGAGGTCCACGCGACCGTCCTGATGAGCGCGACCATCCACCCCTTCGAGGTCACGGAGAACGTGCTCGGCCTCGAGGACGCGGTGACGATGGCCTACGGGCTGGAGTTCCCCGAGGAGAACCGCCGAACGTACGCCGTCGAGACGCCGCCGCTGTTCTCCTCGGATCGCGACGATCCCGCGGTTCAGGAGACGGTGGCGGAGACGATCCACGATGCCGTCCGGATGACGCCCGGCAACACGCTCGCGTTCTTCCCCAACTACGGCGAGGCGAGTCGGTACGCCGACCGGCTCGCGAGCCGAAGCGATCGGCCGCTCTATCTGGACGAACCGGGCCAGTCCGTCGAGGAGCTTCGCCAACAGTTCGTCGCGGACGACGGCGCGGTGCTCTGTACCTCGCTGTGGGGAACCCTCGCGGAGGGGGTGAGCTTCGACGGCGACGATGCCCACACGGTGTTGGTCGTCGGCGTTCCCTACCCGCATCTGGACGACCGGGCCGAAGCCGTTCAGGACGCCTACGACGTGGCCTTCGACGGCACCGATACTGGCTGGCGCTACGCCGTCGAGATCCCGACGGTTCGAAAGACCAGACAGGCGCTGGGGCGGGTCATCCGCTCCCCGGAGGAGGTCGGCGTCCGCGCGCTGCTCGATCGCCGCTACTCGAGGCAGGCCAAACCGGATCTCGGCAGGTACAGCGTCAACGGCACCTTCCCACACGAGGAACGCGAGGAGTTGATCGACATCGCCCCGGACAAACTCAAGTTCGCGATGCTCAACTTCTACGGCGGGCACGACGAATACGACGGCGAGCCGCCGAGTCCATAG
- a CDS encoding DUF7344 domain-containing protein produces the protein MTSKSHSERDCVESVRTTLDWLDDHDWAGPSDESFDAAFALLADQRRRLLLTVMRTYGEELTLPDAAEEVAVRETGHNVTNISAERVQEVYLSLYHDHLPRLVDAGLLEYDQERDLVAPDGI, from the coding sequence ATGACTTCCAAATCCCACTCGGAGCGTGACTGCGTCGAGTCCGTGCGGACGACCCTCGACTGGCTCGACGACCACGACTGGGCCGGCCCGTCGGACGAGTCGTTCGACGCTGCGTTCGCGCTTCTCGCCGATCAGCGCCGCAGGTTGTTGCTCACTGTGATGCGAACCTACGGCGAGGAACTGACGCTGCCGGACGCAGCGGAGGAAGTCGCCGTTCGCGAAACCGGCCACAACGTGACGAACATTTCGGCAGAACGGGTCCAGGAGGTCTATCTCTCCCTGTATCACGACCACCTCCCGCGACTGGTCGATGCCGGTCTACTCGAGTACGATCAGGAGCGGGATCTGGTGGCACCCGACGGGATCTAG
- a CDS encoding sugar phosphate nucleotidyltransferase, which produces MKAVVLAGGYATRMWPITKHRPKMFLPIGESTVVDRIFAELEADDRIEEVYVSTNERFAPDFEAHLADSEFEKPQLSVEETTEEDDKFGVVGALAQLIDRENVDDDLLIIAGDNLISFDVADFLDEFRERDAPTLAAYDVGSREKAKSYGLVDLEGDRVVDFQEKPADPKSTLVSIACYAFPRTSLDLLETYLEDGNNPDEPGWFVQWLQNREPTYAYTFEGAWFDIGTPKSYLDAVAWHLDGDSLVADSATLEDTTIGENVHVMDDVTLEGTTLEQTIIFPNATVRDGDIRRSIIDEGTYLEELDLAGALIGAHTTITNGTE; this is translated from the coding sequence ATGAAGGCCGTCGTCCTCGCAGGCGGGTACGCGACCCGAATGTGGCCGATTACCAAACATCGGCCCAAGATGTTCCTCCCGATCGGCGAGTCGACCGTCGTCGATCGCATCTTCGCGGAACTCGAGGCTGACGATCGGATCGAGGAGGTCTACGTCAGCACCAACGAGCGGTTCGCTCCCGATTTCGAGGCCCACCTCGCCGACAGCGAGTTCGAGAAACCCCAACTCTCGGTCGAGGAGACGACCGAGGAAGACGACAAGTTCGGCGTCGTCGGCGCGCTCGCACAACTGATCGACCGAGAGAACGTCGACGACGATCTCCTGATCATCGCCGGCGACAACCTGATCAGCTTCGACGTCGCCGACTTCCTCGACGAGTTTCGGGAACGAGACGCACCCACGCTCGCCGCCTACGACGTCGGCTCCCGCGAGAAGGCCAAATCCTACGGGCTCGTCGACCTCGAGGGCGACCGCGTCGTCGACTTCCAGGAGAAGCCCGCCGACCCCAAGAGCACGCTCGTCTCGATCGCCTGCTATGCGTTCCCACGGACCTCGCTCGATCTCCTGGAGACCTACCTCGAGGACGGGAACAACCCCGACGAGCCCGGCTGGTTCGTCCAGTGGCTCCAGAACCGCGAACCCACCTACGCCTACACCTTCGAGGGGGCGTGGTTCGACATCGGAACCCCCAAGAGCTACCTCGATGCCGTCGCCTGGCACCTCGACGGCGACTCGCTCGTCGCCGACTCCGCGACGCTGGAAGACACCACTATCGGCGAGAACGTCCACGTCATGGACGACGTGACCCTCGAGGGAACGACGCTCGAGCAGACGATCATCTTCCCGAATGCGACGGTTCGAGACGGCGACATCCGCCGCTCGATCATCGACGAGGGGACCTATCTCGAGGAACTCGATCTCGCGGGGGCGCTCATCGGCGCGCACACGACCATCACGAACGGGACGGAGTAG
- a CDS encoding GNAT family N-acetyltransferase — MNVRSATPDDFEAITAVARATWHDTYDELEADMIDRTVDEWYTDDSMPLEAPGTVVLVAEEDGELVGFTHAVAQGDRADILRMYVHPDRQGEGIGSQLHERLIEEIESHDVERVRSIDFAFNDTSRAFYEGLGFEQTDTGEVEIDGEYYDEAVYTLEL, encoded by the coding sequence ATGAACGTTCGATCCGCGACACCCGACGACTTCGAGGCGATCACCGCCGTCGCTCGCGCTACCTGGCACGACACGTACGACGAACTCGAGGCCGACATGATCGACCGGACCGTCGACGAGTGGTACACCGACGACTCGATGCCCCTCGAGGCCCCCGGCACGGTCGTCCTCGTCGCCGAGGAAGACGGGGAACTCGTCGGCTTTACGCACGCGGTCGCACAGGGTGACAGGGCCGACATCCTCCGGATGTACGTCCACCCGGACCGTCAGGGCGAGGGGATCGGGTCGCAACTCCACGAGCGGCTGATCGAGGAGATCGAGTCCCACGACGTCGAGCGGGTCCGGTCGATCGACTTCGCGTTCAACGACACCAGTCGCGCGTTCTACGAGGGGTTGGGCTTCGAACAGACCGACACCGGCGAGGTCGAGATCGACGGGGAGTACTACGACGAAGCGGTCTACACGCTCGAGTTGTAG
- a CDS encoding stage II sporulation protein M translates to MALSDFLAAVVAVLRRRPGDILPMYVLGVAVAAIVRVVPFVAIAAGVLFLATTGRLEAIRTQLADLEPPPTDPNADPEAVEAWATDLEPIVEQLLTPPLAALAVVTIVVSLLLFVLLTAAVAAGQLAACYGRLRDDRGLVAGLAGARRYWPRFLGLFVLEVLCWMVILATVGIVAALIAGVASLAAESMGVAVLVVGLAIVVAIVPLVLVRALFAFAPVAIVVDDAGVFESVRSAGAFVRTQPVEAIFYYIIALVMGGGFVAVTGLLSLVNVATVGSLLAPLVLFPVLDLLKTAVYCDYRDRLTPPESPTRPLRTQFRAGLRRGWGELTSFVRATPGTHALVIGLAVLGFGIGWLAAEPFVGTVETSIAARLEGHVPPTAAIELFGNNWLVALTTAYGGIALAIPAIVSLLFNGVFLGLIARLEVDPAELAAFVLPHGVLEIPAILVASALGISVGVTAWRTWRGRETRAGLADALERAFWVLVGVGILLAIAAVIEGFVSPYYYRLLL, encoded by the coding sequence ATGGCGCTTTCGGATTTCCTCGCCGCCGTCGTCGCCGTCCTCCGTCGTCGACCGGGAGACATCCTGCCGATGTACGTCCTCGGCGTCGCGGTCGCCGCGATCGTGCGGGTCGTTCCGTTCGTCGCGATCGCCGCCGGCGTACTCTTCCTCGCGACGACCGGTCGTCTGGAAGCGATTCGAACCCAACTTGCCGATCTCGAGCCGCCACCGACAGACCCCAACGCCGATCCCGAGGCGGTCGAGGCGTGGGCAACCGATCTCGAGCCGATCGTCGAGCAGCTCCTGACGCCGCCGCTTGCCGCCCTCGCCGTCGTGACGATCGTCGTGAGCCTGTTGCTGTTCGTCCTGCTTACCGCCGCCGTCGCGGCGGGGCAGCTCGCAGCCTGTTACGGCCGGTTGCGAGACGACCGCGGGCTCGTGGCCGGGCTCGCGGGTGCCCGCCGCTACTGGCCGCGGTTCCTCGGGCTCTTCGTGCTCGAGGTGCTGTGCTGGATGGTGATACTCGCCACCGTCGGAATCGTGGCGGCGCTGATCGCCGGCGTGGCCTCGCTGGCGGCCGAATCGATGGGCGTCGCCGTTCTCGTGGTCGGGCTGGCGATCGTCGTCGCGATCGTCCCCCTCGTTCTCGTTCGAGCGCTGTTCGCGTTCGCACCGGTCGCGATCGTCGTCGACGACGCCGGCGTCTTCGAGTCGGTGCGCAGCGCGGGGGCATTCGTCCGCACACAGCCGGTCGAGGCGATCTTTTACTACATCATTGCTCTCGTGATGGGTGGCGGCTTCGTCGCCGTTACTGGACTCCTCTCGCTGGTCAACGTCGCCACCGTCGGCTCGCTGCTCGCCCCGCTGGTCCTGTTCCCGGTGCTCGATCTGCTGAAGACGGCCGTCTACTGTGACTACCGGGATCGATTGACGCCGCCGGAGTCACCGACGCGGCCGCTTCGGACCCAGTTTCGGGCCGGGCTCCGACGCGGCTGGGGCGAACTGACGTCGTTCGTGCGGGCGACGCCGGGAACACACGCGCTGGTGATCGGGCTCGCCGTCCTCGGGTTCGGGATCGGCTGGCTCGCGGCCGAACCGTTCGTCGGCACGGTCGAGACGTCGATCGCGGCCCGACTCGAGGGGCACGTTCCACCCACGGCCGCCATCGAACTGTTCGGTAATAACTGGCTGGTCGCGCTCACGACCGCCTACGGCGGCATCGCACTCGCGATTCCGGCGATCGTTTCGTTGCTGTTCAACGGCGTCTTCCTCGGACTCATCGCCCGGCTCGAGGTCGATCCCGCGGAACTCGCCGCCTTCGTGCTCCCACACGGCGTCCTCGAGATTCCGGCGATCCTCGTCGCCAGCGCGCTCGGCATCTCCGTGGGCGTCACCGCCTGGCGAACGTGGCGGGGTCGCGAGACCCGGGCGGGGCTCGCGGACGCACTCGAGCGGGCGTTCTGGGTGCTCGTCGGCGTCGGCATCCTGTTGGCGATCGCAGCCGTCATCGAAGGATTCGTGAGTCCGTACTACTACCGCCTGCTTCTCTGA
- a CDS encoding saccharopine dehydrogenase family protein yields the protein MDSLLIYGAYGYTGRLIAREAVARGGSPAIAGRDGRAVARQADELGVEGRTFDLAAPGLDDQLRPFDAVLNCAGPFVDTAGPLVEACLEANTGYLDITGEFSVFESLRQRDGAARESGVPLLPGVGFDVVPSDCLAGFLHEQLPDADRLALGIKGSSDLSRGTARTLVEQLGTGGVVRRNGRLVQVPTAFRTREVDFGDGPEHAVTIPWGDVVTASHTTGIESIEVYVATPSWATSALSAVDSLEWLLERRPVKGLLKRVVDARLDGPDGRQLATGSAVVWGEVVDEDTGRRACARLRTPNPYALTAESAVTAAERVLEAGDRGLAGFQTPASAFGPEFALELRGTERELVTTPDAADRPPVEPEH from the coding sequence ATGGACTCCCTTCTCATCTACGGTGCCTACGGCTATACGGGCCGACTGATCGCACGCGAGGCCGTCGCGCGCGGTGGCTCGCCCGCCATCGCCGGACGTGACGGTCGCGCGGTCGCCCGTCAGGCCGACGAACTCGGCGTCGAAGGGCGGACGTTCGACCTCGCGGCTCCCGGTCTCGACGATCAGCTCCGCCCCTTCGACGCCGTGTTGAACTGTGCCGGGCCGTTCGTCGACACGGCCGGGCCGCTGGTCGAGGCCTGTCTCGAGGCGAACACGGGGTATCTGGACATCACGGGCGAGTTCTCCGTCTTCGAGTCCCTTCGCCAGCGCGACGGCGCGGCCCGCGAGTCGGGGGTCCCGCTCCTGCCCGGCGTCGGCTTCGACGTCGTTCCGTCGGACTGTCTGGCGGGGTTTCTCCACGAGCAACTTCCCGACGCGGATCGACTGGCACTCGGAATCAAGGGCAGCAGCGACCTCTCTCGGGGGACGGCCCGCACGCTCGTCGAACAACTCGGCACCGGCGGGGTCGTCCGGCGGAACGGCCGGCTTGTCCAGGTTCCGACCGCGTTCCGAACCCGCGAAGTCGACTTCGGCGACGGTCCCGAACACGCCGTCACGATCCCGTGGGGCGACGTCGTCACCGCGTCCCACACGACCGGTATCGAGTCGATCGAAGTCTACGTTGCCACACCCTCGTGGGCGACCAGTGCCCTTTCGGCCGTCGATTCGCTCGAGTGGCTCCTCGAACGCCGGCCCGTCAAAGGGCTGTTGAAACGAGTGGTCGACGCACGCCTCGACGGACCGGACGGACGGCAGTTGGCGACCGGGAGCGCCGTCGTCTGGGGCGAAGTCGTCGACGAAGACACCGGCAGGCGGGCCTGTGCCCGACTCAGAACGCCGAACCCCTACGCGCTCACGGCCGAGTCAGCGGTGACGGCCGCCGAGCGGGTTCTCGAGGCCGGAGATCGAGGCCTGGCCGGGTTCCAGACGCCGGCGTCGGCCTTCGGACCCGAGTTCGCCCTCGAGTTGCGGGGGACGGAGCGGGAACTCGTGACCACTCCGGATGCCGCCGATCGACCGCCCGTCGAACCCGAGCACTGA
- a CDS encoding putative manganese transporter yields the protein MNEVLEVFLASLRDGYVQVSAFVAVTVLAFGLIQYWTDGAVIGAIEGNERLQVLFGGLLGLTPGCGGAIVVMPLYVRGTVSFGTVVATLGATAGDSAFVILALAPEAAIYAYAIAFAASVATGYLVDEFGLGVGRVDNAVAKLSPAMADGGTVVNSGVGPNPAHDYGCAAPTHAHETGPDRRSRVLTPLSHLAHVLWWVAAVAGLVLGTLYLFRGGPEVALVADFGFDGLFTVAGIVGAVLSLYLYVIGRHYVGEGEIARARDSFGSIYDTLTHAAMETSFVTVWVLVAFLVYEYAVLFTGVNVATVAAAAGVLAPIGGAAVGLIPGCGPQILLASVYAEGGLPFSALSANAIAQDGDALFPLLAVDARAAIVATIYNFLPAVVVGVALHFLWSPVFGMAEFGFGVL from the coding sequence ATGAACGAGGTACTGGAGGTCTTTCTCGCCTCGCTGCGAGACGGCTACGTTCAGGTGAGCGCGTTCGTCGCGGTGACGGTGTTAGCGTTCGGCCTGATCCAGTACTGGACCGACGGAGCCGTGATCGGTGCGATCGAGGGCAACGAGCGGCTGCAAGTACTGTTCGGCGGTCTGCTGGGGCTGACACCGGGCTGTGGTGGTGCGATCGTCGTCATGCCGCTGTACGTCCGCGGGACGGTCAGTTTCGGCACCGTGGTCGCGACGCTGGGCGCGACCGCCGGCGACTCGGCGTTCGTCATCCTCGCGCTCGCACCCGAGGCCGCGATCTACGCCTACGCCATCGCGTTCGCGGCCTCCGTCGCCACCGGCTACCTCGTCGACGAGTTCGGACTGGGCGTCGGTCGCGTCGACAACGCCGTCGCGAAACTCTCGCCGGCGATGGCCGACGGCGGCACCGTGGTCAACAGCGGCGTCGGTCCCAACCCCGCCCACGACTATGGTTGTGCGGCCCCCACCCATGCACACGAAACGGGGCCGGATCGCCGCTCTCGAGTCCTCACCCCGCTCTCTCACCTCGCACACGTCCTGTGGTGGGTCGCCGCGGTCGCTGGACTCGTCCTCGGGACGCTCTACCTGTTCCGTGGCGGTCCCGAGGTCGCGCTGGTCGCGGACTTCGGCTTCGACGGCCTGTTTACCGTCGCCGGTATCGTCGGTGCGGTCCTGTCGCTGTACCTCTACGTGATCGGCCGCCACTACGTCGGCGAGGGAGAGATCGCCCGCGCTCGAGACTCCTTCGGGTCGATCTACGACACGCTCACCCACGCGGCGATGGAGACCAGCTTCGTCACCGTCTGGGTGCTCGTGGCCTTCCTCGTCTACGAGTACGCCGTCCTTTTTACCGGCGTGAACGTCGCCACCGTCGCCGCGGCGGCGGGCGTGTTGGCCCCGATCGGCGGCGCGGCCGTCGGGTTGATTCCCGGCTGTGGCCCCCAGATACTGCTGGCGAGCGTCTACGCCGAGGGCGGGCTCCCCTTCTCCGCGCTTTCCGCCAACGCGATCGCCCAGGACGGCGACGCCCTGTTCCCGCTGCTGGCCGTCGACGCCAGGGCCGCCATCGTCGCCACGATCTACAACTTCCTGCCAGCCGTCGTCGTCGGCGTCGCGCTCCACTTCCTGTGGAGCCCCGTCTTCGGCATGGCCGAGTTCGGGTTCGGCGTGCTCTGA
- a CDS encoding Rieske (2Fe-2S) protein, translating into METGRIAALSAIPEDSTFLFRVADESGEEREAILVAPEPATTDGGEPNRAETDGDAVACWLNYCQHLTHIKLDKGSGAPMRDGELVCANHGAYFEADSGHCTFGPCEGAYLTDLETTVVDGDVYLTDEEYEFRGTGPLESDDVDRTSTSNVEF; encoded by the coding sequence ATGGAAACAGGACGGATCGCGGCGCTTTCGGCCATCCCCGAGGATTCGACGTTTCTCTTCCGTGTCGCCGACGAGTCCGGCGAGGAACGGGAAGCGATTCTCGTCGCACCCGAACCGGCGACGACGGACGGCGGCGAACCGAATCGCGCGGAGACGGACGGCGATGCCGTCGCCTGCTGGCTGAACTACTGCCAGCATCTCACACACATCAAACTCGACAAAGGCTCCGGTGCACCGATGCGAGACGGCGAACTCGTCTGTGCGAACCACGGTGCGTACTTCGAGGCCGATTCCGGCCACTGTACGTTCGGCCCCTGCGAGGGTGCCTACCTCACCGATCTCGAGACCACCGTCGTCGACGGCGACGTCTACTTGACCGACGAGGAGTACGAGTTCCGCGGTACTGGCCCGCTCGAGAGCGACGATGTCGATCGGACGTCGACCTCGAACGTCGAGTTCTAG